In Citrus sinensis cultivar Valencia sweet orange chromosome 3, DVS_A1.0, whole genome shotgun sequence, the sequence TAGATATCTAGAAACACAACTGAAGGAGGCAGGCCATTCTCTGGAAAAGATTTTAGACTGTAACATCTGCAGAGGTCAAGTCTTTCCAATGAAATGAGGTTGCGAACAAAGGACAGGGATTCCAGCCGAGGAAATTCTCTTATATCCAGTTCGACTAGAGAAGTAGGAAGCTGTTGGAAGGCCACATCGTCTTCCCTTCCTCCTGCGATGAAGAGTTCTCGAACTGAGGTGAGGTTGTGGAACCCCAAATCGAAGAATAGTTTACAGATGTTTGGGCTTTCAATCTGTAGTGTCGTGACTTTTGGGGGGAAACCAACTTCCTCAGGAATGGATGCTATTCGTGGACAATCTCGTATTTCCAAACGttgaagagaagagagatTGTACATGCCGTTGGGCAGGGCCGTTAGATATCGACAACCGAAAAGCATGAGCTCGCTCAGATTTGTGGGCAACCCTCCTTCAGCAAACGAAACCAAATGAGAACCAACCATCGAAATCCTTGTAATATGGCCAAGTTTGTGCAGACCATCCGGTAGTGATTCTTGATTAGGGATCGTAATTTCCTGGGGCAGAAATTCCGCTCTTGACTCCTCCAGCCCTGAATTTGAAGAATCAGAAACAACTGCTTCAACCGGATGACTTATCCAAGCCACCTCACTAAATCCATCAATTTCTAGTTCACAGAGTGGGGGGAGCGCCGTATATGACACCAACAATTGCTCACAACTCCGAATGACAATCCTTTCAAGTGAAGAAAAACGCTGGGGCAATCTACCTTTAAGGTTGGAACAACTTACAATAGAAAGCTCTCGCAAGCGCGGAAACCCTTTAGCAGCTTCTTGGTCACCACCAGCAGTACCTGCATGAGAAATCCATTCCTCCCATTCTTGCATATCCTTGAAACGAAGAGTCTCTAGTGATGGAAAAGGCTCTGAGCAATCATTTCCACAAAACTCCAGACCAACACTCTTCACTTTGGCCATGCCTTTGATAAAGAGATTCTTAAGCGAGGGCAAGTGCCCAACTGATGGCAAGGAGGTACACCGGTTACAATTTTTAAACCTTAGTACCACCAAATTATCAAATGAGGACTGTCGTAACCAAGTTGGAAATTTTGTACCACCATAACCCTGTACTTTCAGCTCTTTCAGTCCATAATGAGGTTTTAGCATCTCAAGAACCCGAGTTTGGGTTTGGATTTCTACTACCTCACTTGAATCGCTACTAGTAGTACTGTCACCCCATTTCAGCGATAGCGCTTCAAGTTTCTCCTTGCCATTTAATTGAACTTCCCTGGCATCTTCAGCATCATTCACATTCTCCAAGCCTGAAATAGTCCGTTTCTCTTGAAGAAGCGCCAAAGATCTCAACTCTCTTAAACCAGAGCAATTGCCCTTACCCACAGCGAATTTGGCCAGTGTTCGGAGACTCGTCAATTGACCAATTCTCAAAGGCATCTCTTCCAATAGATTTGAATGAGAATTTTTGAGATGCCGCAAGTTGACAAGGTTCCCTATGTCCGGAAACAACTTCTTTAGACGGTAACAATGCTCTACAATGAGTGTCTGTAAATTATAAAGAGAACTGACCGATTGAGGCAAAACTTCAATTGCAGAGCGGGAAAAGTCAAGATACCGTAAAAGCTTCAACTCCCCAATGTTATCCGGAAGCTCAAAGATCCAATAACGACACAAGGATACGGCTCTCAACCGCCGTAGTCTTGGTATGACATGAAAAACAAGGTTATTAGTCACGTACCGCTCCTTCCTTGTGCTAAGTGGCAATGCTAAGAAAGTTCGCAGATGTTCAACTTCATGGAGCCCCTCGAACCTTTTAATTCCGTCGAATCTGCTACTGAGATAAGATAAATGACGAAGATTTCTGGAAAATCTCCGTTGATTTTTTCTGTCCCACGTACTCTCCATGCTAGAGCATATTTCTCCAGAAGCCCAACATGCAAGATCATGAATAAGGTCGTGCATAAGAAACCGTGACGCATCTATCTTTGACCGTTGGAAAAATGACCTTGAATGGAGCACTTGAAAAGACTTGCGGCCTAATTCTTCCATTTCCATCTCATCAGTCTTATGTTGTAACAAACCCTCTGCCATCCATAGTAAAACTATTTGCCTCTCATCAAATTCATAGCCCTTGGGTAGCAACGAACAATGTGCAAAGCATCGTTTTACATGTGAAGGAAGATAGTAATAGCTAACCCTTAGAGCACGCATAATACCGCTCTTATCTTCGCCCAACTCCCATATTTTGCTAGTTAGCACATCTTCCCAATCTTTGGGGTCATATTTGCCTCGTAAAAGACCCCCCAGAGTCTTTGCTGCTAGAGGCGAACCGTTGCACTTGTCCACTATCTTCTCACCGATTTCGCTCAAGTATTGATGAGCGACAAAATCTGTTCTTCCCAAGGAGTGTTGAACAAATATACTCAAGCAATCATCACGCAACAAGTTTTCTAATGAGTACGCCGCACCAGGAGTGGTCACCATTGACGAAACATCTTCATTCCGAGTTGTAACGATAATTTTACTGCCTGGTAAGCCAGCTTTAAATGGTTTGCATAAGTTTGTCCAGTCATCATAATTGTCGGTCCacatatcatccaaaacaagtaaaaatttCTTGTCTTTCAGTTGATTCTCCAGTTGCAGTTGAAGCAAGTTTAAATCATTGACATCAACACTTCCAACAGCTGCTTGTAGCATCACTTTTGTTATCCCAACAGGATCAAAATCTTAGGAAACATAAGCCCAGGCtctgaaagaaaaatattttttcactctGACATCATTGAAAACAAGTTGAGCAAGAGTGGTCTTCCCCAGACCTCCCATACCTGTTATAGGAATAACGGAGAATCCCCGGCCACTATTTAAATCATCCCTCCGCAACAGTCCAACGAGTGCCTCCTTATCTTTTTCTCTGCCGTAAACTTCGTCTTCATCGACCAAAGAGGTTGTTGACAGCGGCCTTTCCTGGACTCTGCCGTACCTGAACCCTCCCGAAATTTCTTTCAAATCCAGTTGATCTTTCTCTGCTGCAATTTCTTCAAATCTGGCCGAAATCTCCTCTATTTGCTTCGCAATCATGGAATCGAACTTGACAGATCGCGGACTGAATTTTGTGCAGCAGGCAGGAATGAGCATCCGGAACTTACTTGTAGTACCGGTGGGTTGACGATCAGCTTGTTCAAGCAGCAACAACTTCCTCCGGAAGGCTTCAGTTGCAAACTCATCCAACATGTCTTCTGCATCGTAAGCCAAGTTTTGGAGTTTGTCTAACCACATCTTCACCAAGGGCTTTGTTATCTGCTTCTCCTCGGCATCATCCAGGACCACCTTGATCGTCACCAATAGCTCCTTCCATTTCTTAAGACCGGCTTCGATTTGTTCTTGGCGTGCAAATAGCTGAATCACCTCCGAAGCCAGCTTTTCAACCAACATCTCAACAGTGACTGTTAGAATGGCCTCCCCAATGATagacattttttcttttcttttttttttttaaaggaaaaaaaggagtTGATCAGTAGAATGAAGTAACAAAATTATGCAGAACAAAGAAAAGGAACaggttttttttatcttttatttaatcagAAAGATAAATTGATTATGAAAATAAGTTGAGAAATTGTATCGATCAGAAAAGATACGGGACTATGGGAGATGAAGTAGAGAAAATCTGGAAGCTAGGAGCAAGTTCAGTTGAAGTTGCGAAAAGGTCAAGCAATTAATCTTGCATATATTTCCTGaccctttttctttctaattcaTACTGACGTTACATCAACCCATCAGTAGTTCTTTTAGCATGGCTCAATTGTTTTTAGCCAAACAATTAAATAGTAACTACGTATGCATTAATGTAAGTTACAATTGGCTGATTATGAGTTACATCAAATGTAAATAATAGAGTGGAGTGAATTTAAGCCATTTAACGGAAACAGGGTCCGGAtgcatttttatattatttctcTATATGATTGAAATTGGAATACTTATTTTTCACTGGGGAATATTCCGTTTCAAAAGTAGTTTCAGGTTCTTTTTTAGAATCTGTTAAGAGTAGATGAAAGGAAATTCGGTCATCCTGTCCACCAACTTGCTCAAACAAATTGCTAACGAAAAAGTTAAAACCAGCTGTCGGTAGAGGAAAACTGTCATTATATTTAAACCTTGTCGGCCATTctagatttaaaaaagaaaaaaaaattatcatcttgTCATTATATAGTAATGGGTCCATGAAGTGAAAGAAAACGATAATTGATaagaagaataattttatataaacttGTCTCTCTGGTAATTACTTGGCAAAGTTCCAAAAATTGAACAATTTTAAGGCTTGTCATCTTGAcataattgatgaaatttaaaacatataaatatGTTAGACGATGACAAGCACATATTTCACCTCAAAGCTGACGTCTCTTTATTAAAAGACTTGTGGAAATTTCGGGAAAGCAGCCTATATCAATGCAATTATTGGACTCTTTGAAAATCCATCCGTGGTGAATGATTCATCTGCAATCCATTGAAAACTCACTCCCCATAAAAATTGTTATGGGTAATAATGGTTGTCCAGCTATTTTATGTTTAGTATTTATCAATAAGATACAAGAAGTTTCATAAGGTATCACTGAATTaccaacaaaattttaaaggtatcatttaattatatttccgTTGATAAGTATATTGCAATAATATAGTTTGAAAAAgctagtatatatataatagtaatGCTGTACAAACACAAACGCACTCACAAACAATGCTAATTTGGGGcattatctatttattaagCGCTTGACAACAATTCTTACTAAGCATACCAAAGCAATCGTTATCTCAGGTAAAATCTCTCGTTGTTATTGATATTTAGCAGCACTCTAAGTGGTCACAAGACATCCCTGCCAAGTGCCAACATCGGATAAGAAGGAGCATTGCGACGCCAATGTTGA encodes:
- the LOC102618915 gene encoding putative disease resistance protein RGA4, translated to MLQAAVGSVDVNDLNLLQLQLENQLKDKKFLLVLDDMWTDNYDDWTNLCKPFKAGLPGSKIIVTTRNEDVSSMVTTPGAAYSLENLLRDDCLSIFVQHSLGRTDFVAHQYLSEIGEKIVDKCNGSPLAAKTLGGLLRGKYDPKDWEDVLTSKIWELGEDKSGIMRALRVSYYYLPSHVKRCFAHCSLLPKGYEFDERQIVLLWMAEGLLQHKTDEMEMEELGRKSFQVLHSRSFFQRSKIDASRFLMHDLIHDLACWASGEICSSMESTWDRKNQRRFSRNLRHLSYLSSRFDGIKRFEGLHEVEHLRTFLALPLSTRKERYVTNNLVFHVIPRLRRLRAVSLCRYWIFELPDNIGELKLLRYLDFSRSAIEVLPQSVSSLYNLQTLIVEHCYRLKKLFPDIGNLVNLRHLKNSHSNLLEEMPLRIGQLTSLRTLAKFAVGKGNCSGLRELRSLALLQEKRTISGLENVNDAEDAREVQLNGKEKLEALSLKWGDSTTSSDSSEVVEIQTQTRVLEMLKPHYGLKELKVQGYGGTKFPTWLRQSSFDNLVVLRFKNCNRCTSLPSVGHLPSLKNLFIKGMAKVKSVGLEFCGNDCSEPFPSLETLRFKDMQEWEEWISHAGTAGGDQEAAKGFPRLRELSIVSCSNLKGRLPQRFSSLERIVIRSCEQLLVSYTALPPLCELEIDGFSEVAWISHPVEAVVSDSSNSGLEESRAEFLPQEITIPNQESLPDGLHKLGHITRISMVGSHLVSFAEGGLPTNLSELMLFGCRYLTALPNGMYNLSSLQRLEIRDCPRIASIPEEVGFPPKVTTLQIESPNICKLFFDLGFHNLTSVRELFIAGGREDDVAFQQLPTSLVELDIREFPRLESLSFVRNLISLERLDLCRCYSLKSFPENGLPPSVVFLDIYLCPYLEERCKKDEGEYWHLVADIPFVRLNHKLVFDPREFS